Proteins found in one Pseudomonas marvdashtae genomic segment:
- a CDS encoding OmpA family protein: MRQRYLALLSVFASLPAMALTFQTRLESIEWTVEGDKFECRLSQPITDFGSGEFVRRAGEQATFRLKAYNPMMGGGSATLLAAAAPWQPGRGDINLGSVRIGSGDVLFDSSQVQAGRLISGLMEGRSPVVRRNTEDGRVSEVRLLPVRFNKAFSDYQGCVAKLLPKNFEQIKQTQIGFPGEGIELDAQAKAQLQVMLDFIKADPSVNHVELDGHSDNSGNRLTNRELSRRRALAVMDFFKANGFQESQFTVRFHGERYPLVPNTNAANRAKNRRVVVQLARVAATQAPTPQPTTPPATPPAAPVVTPGKVPAPVAPTKIAAPAGATARTS, encoded by the coding sequence GTGCGCCAGCGTTATCTAGCCTTGCTCAGTGTGTTTGCCAGCCTTCCCGCGATGGCGCTCACTTTCCAGACCCGTCTGGAGAGCATCGAGTGGACGGTCGAAGGCGACAAGTTCGAGTGCCGGCTGAGCCAGCCGATCACCGATTTCGGTAGCGGCGAGTTCGTGCGCCGGGCAGGCGAGCAGGCCACGTTCCGGCTCAAGGCCTATAACCCGATGATGGGTGGCGGCTCCGCGACGTTGCTGGCGGCTGCGGCGCCTTGGCAGCCCGGGCGAGGTGACATCAATCTGGGCTCGGTCAGGATCGGCAGCGGCGATGTGCTGTTCGACAGCTCCCAGGTACAGGCGGGCCGTCTGATCAGCGGGCTAATGGAGGGTCGTAGCCCTGTGGTCCGACGCAATACCGAGGACGGCCGGGTATCGGAGGTCCGCTTGTTGCCTGTGCGTTTCAACAAGGCTTTCAGCGATTATCAAGGCTGTGTAGCGAAACTGTTACCGAAGAATTTCGAGCAGATCAAGCAAACCCAGATCGGCTTTCCCGGCGAGGGGATCGAGCTCGACGCCCAAGCCAAGGCGCAGTTGCAGGTCATGCTCGACTTCATCAAGGCTGATCCGAGCGTCAATCATGTCGAACTCGACGGCCATTCCGACAACAGTGGCAACCGTTTGACCAATCGTGAATTGTCGCGCCGCCGTGCACTGGCCGTCATGGATTTCTTCAAGGCCAACGGTTTCCAGGAATCCCAATTCACCGTACGTTTCCACGGTGAGCGTTATCCCCTCGTGCCTAATACCAACGCCGCCAATCGAGCCAAGAACCGGCGCGTGGTTGTGCAGCTGGCGCGTGTGGCGGCGACTCAAGCTCCGACGCCACAGCCGACGACACCGCCAGCGACGCCGCCTGCCGCACCGGTAGTGACGCCTGGCAAGGTTCCGGCGCCGGTCGCTCCCACCAAAATTGCAGCCCCCGCTGGGGCAACGGCGCGAACCTCCTGA